Proteins encoded together in one Flavobacteriales bacterium window:
- a CDS encoding Rieske (2Fe-2S) protein — translation MWVERIRWAQVEDPRARALALDAHLRLTVDGHVLRLVRTEAGLFALEDRCPHQGRSFEGGWCEEGRLVCPWHRFAFDPATGRARHGSTVNVGTHPVEQRQDGLYIGFPYTTFRLFGLDLW, via the coding sequence ATGTGGGTGGAGCGGATCCGATGGGCGCAGGTGGAGGATCCCCGGGCCCGTGCGCTCGCGCTGGACGCCCATCTGCGACTGACGGTCGATGGTCACGTGCTCCGGTTGGTGCGCACGGAGGCCGGGCTCTTCGCGTTGGAGGACCGCTGCCCGCATCAGGGTCGCAGCTTCGAGGGTGGATGGTGTGAGGAAGGCCGCCTGGTGTGCCCTTGGCACCGGTTCGCCTTCGACCCGGCCACGGGAAGGGCCCGGCATGGAAGCACCGTGAACGTGGGTACGCATCCGGTGGAACAGCGCCAGGACGGCTTGTATATCGGTTTCCCCTACACCACGTTCAGGCTGTTCGGCCTCGATCTGTGGTGA
- a CDS encoding DUF1304 domain-containing protein, translating to MHLVAQLLIAFVAVEHLYILWLEMFAWTTRAPKVFRSMPADLFPRTRALAANQGLYNGFLAAGLFWSLLIDDPAWARNVACFFLGCVAVAGIYGAVSAQRTIFFVQGLPALLALAAVLLA from the coding sequence ATGCACCTCGTCGCCCAGCTGCTGATCGCCTTTGTGGCCGTCGAACACCTGTACATCCTGTGGCTGGAGATGTTCGCGTGGACCACGCGTGCGCCCAAGGTGTTCCGATCGATGCCAGCGGACCTCTTCCCGCGGACCCGTGCGCTGGCCGCGAACCAGGGGCTGTACAACGGTTTCCTGGCGGCGGGCCTCTTCTGGAGCCTGCTGATCGACGATCCGGCCTGGGCGAGGAACGTAGCCTGCTTCTTCCTGGGCTGTGTGGCCGTCGCCGGCATCTACGGCGCTGTCAGCGCACAGCGCACCATCTTCTTCGTCCAGGGCCTTCCGGCACTGCTGGCCCTCGCCGCCGTTCTTCTCGCCTGA
- a CDS encoding MBL fold metallo-hydrolase, with product MELHVIDTGFFKLDGGAMFGVVPKTLWSKAHPPDEKNLCTWAMRCLLVTDGDRRILIDNGIGDKQDAKFFGHYDLHGEATLDGSLKKLGLSKDDITDVFLTHLHFDHCGGSIVRRGEGFAPAFKNATYWSNKHHWDWATKPNAREKASFLKENILPIQESGQLEFVDIGRTDPTANSIVQDLFPGFDVLVVNGHTDAMMIPHIRYKGRTVCYMADLLPSVHHIPLPWVMAYDTRPLLTMQEKGAFLERAADGDFVLFLEHDHMNECATLERTEKGVKLKEALPLSAV from the coding sequence ATGGAACTCCACGTCATCGACACCGGTTTCTTCAAGCTCGACGGCGGCGCCATGTTCGGCGTGGTGCCCAAGACCCTCTGGAGCAAGGCCCATCCGCCCGACGAGAAGAACCTCTGCACCTGGGCCATGCGCTGCCTGCTGGTGACCGATGGCGACCGCCGGATCCTGATCGACAACGGCATCGGCGACAAGCAGGACGCCAAGTTCTTCGGGCACTACGACCTGCACGGCGAGGCCACGCTCGATGGATCGCTGAAGAAGCTGGGGCTCTCGAAGGACGACATCACCGACGTGTTCCTCACGCACCTTCACTTCGACCATTGCGGCGGCAGCATCGTGCGCCGGGGCGAAGGCTTCGCACCCGCCTTCAAGAACGCGACCTACTGGAGCAACAAGCACCATTGGGACTGGGCCACCAAGCCCAACGCCCGCGAGAAGGCCAGCTTCCTGAAGGAGAACATCCTGCCCATCCAGGAGAGCGGCCAGCTGGAGTTCGTGGACATCGGGCGCACGGACCCGACCGCGAACAGCATCGTGCAGGACCTCTTCCCCGGTTTCGACGTGCTGGTGGTGAACGGCCACACCGACGCCATGATGATCCCGCACATCCGCTACAAGGGCCGCACAGTGTGCTACATGGCCGACCTGTTGCCCAGCGTGCACCACATCCCTCTTCCGTGGGTGATGGCCTACGACACGCGCCCGCTGCTCACGATGCAGGAGAAGGGCGCCTTCCTGGAGCGTGCGGCCGACGGGGACTTCGTGCTGTTCCTGGAGCACGACCACATGAATGAATGCGCCACGCTTGAGCGCACGGAGAAAGGCGTGAAGCTGAAGGAGGCGCTGCCCTTGAGCGCGGTCTGA
- a CDS encoding peptidoglycan synthetase: protein MRTVHFIAIGGSAMHNLAIALHQKGYEVTGSDDEIFEPSRSRLDRLGLLPDKLGWDPLRIHTGIDAVILGMHARADNPELVRAQELGIPVFSYPSYFHEQTKDKTRVVIGGSHGKTTITSMIIHVLRHAGVEFDYLVGAQLEGFDCMVRLSPTSRVAIIEGDEYLASALEPVPKFHLYRPDIALISGIAWDHINVFKTFESYVDQFRRFVQVIEPGGKLVYCTEDAEVKRVAEEPEVQAVRIPYDVPAHRIDDGTTVLLTPRGEVPLKVFGRHNLMNLEGARHVCHQLGIGDSLFFEAIRSFHGAAKRLEKLAEHGRKVVYKDFAHSPSKLKATVEAVREQFPGRKLVACMELHTYSSLSEGFLDQYAGAIDRADAAIVFYDPHAVELKRLPPIPPERIQRGFARADLQVLSDPIQFMGAVRAAQADPGVLLMMSSGNFGGLDLQALSEAFIA, encoded by the coding sequence ATGCGCACCGTCCACTTCATCGCCATCGGCGGCAGCGCCATGCACAACCTGGCCATCGCGCTGCACCAGAAGGGCTACGAGGTCACCGGCAGCGACGACGAGATCTTCGAGCCCAGCCGCAGCCGCCTCGACCGTCTGGGGCTTCTGCCCGACAAGCTGGGCTGGGACCCGCTGCGCATCCACACCGGCATCGACGCGGTGATCCTGGGCATGCACGCCCGCGCCGACAACCCCGAGCTGGTCCGTGCGCAGGAGCTCGGCATCCCCGTGTTCAGCTACCCCTCGTACTTCCACGAGCAGACCAAGGACAAGACGCGCGTGGTGATCGGTGGCAGCCACGGCAAGACCACCATCACCAGCATGATCATCCACGTGCTGCGGCATGCGGGCGTGGAGTTCGACTACCTCGTGGGTGCGCAGCTCGAGGGCTTCGACTGCATGGTGCGCCTGAGCCCTACCAGCCGGGTGGCGATCATCGAGGGGGACGAATACCTCGCCTCGGCGCTGGAGCCCGTGCCCAAGTTCCACCTGTACCGACCCGACATCGCGCTCATCAGCGGCATCGCGTGGGACCACATCAATGTGTTCAAGACCTTCGAGAGCTATGTGGACCAGTTCCGGAGGTTCGTCCAGGTGATCGAGCCCGGCGGAAAGCTGGTGTACTGCACCGAGGATGCCGAGGTGAAGCGCGTGGCGGAGGAGCCCGAGGTGCAGGCCGTGCGCATCCCGTATGACGTGCCGGCGCACCGCATCGACGACGGCACCACGGTGCTGCTGACCCCCCGCGGTGAGGTGCCCCTCAAGGTCTTCGGCCGCCATAACCTGATGAACCTGGAGGGCGCGCGCCATGTGTGCCACCAGCTCGGCATCGGCGACAGCCTGTTCTTCGAGGCCATTCGCAGCTTCCACGGGGCGGCCAAGCGGCTGGAGAAGCTTGCCGAGCACGGGCGGAAGGTGGTGTACAAGGACTTCGCCCATAGCCCCAGCAAGCTGAAGGCCACGGTGGAAGCGGTGCGCGAGCAGTTCCCCGGCCGCAAACTGGTGGCCTGCATGGAGCTGCACACCTACAGCAGCCTGAGCGAGGGCTTCCTCGACCAGTACGCCGGCGCCATCGACCGGGCCGATGCGGCCATCGTGTTCTATGACCCGCACGCGGTGGAGCTGAAGCGGCTGCCGCCGATCCCGCCGGAACGCATCCAGCGAGGTTTCGCACGCGCCGATCTACAGGTGCTCAGCGATCCCATCCAGTTCATGGGCGCGGTGCGTGCGGCACAGGCCGACCCCGGCGTGCTGCTGATGATGAGCAGTGGCAACTTCGGCGGCCTCGACCTTCAGGCCTTGAGCGAGGCGTTCATCGCCTGA
- the rho gene encoding transcription termination factor Rho — protein MADKNALESLKLAELREIAKQLNIKKADTLKKQDLIARIVEAQGGAPIASARQDTDAIALEAVADEDPVPTPDPEPVPAEDGDDDDEEGDEEDDDDEEEDQDGTAGDKSSSEAKPEASPSPGPEVVRSENREPRRDDRRERFERRERRERGDQVTPPREGGERDDRRERFRDERRDGGQANGDRRDDRRDRGDQPRHDQGRPDGPREQGQGQRPQEQRHDRPRQEPREQITFDAFVECEGVLEIMPEGYGFLRSSDYNYLASPDDVYVSQQQIKQAGLKLGDSVSGFVRPPREGDKFFPLVKIDRINGRDPEWVRDRVPFKFLTPLFPDEKFNLTGKNPNLSMRVLDLFAPIGKGQRGLIVAQPKTGKTILLKDVANAIAANHPEVYLIVLLVDERPEEVTDMARSVNAEVIASTFDEPASRHVQVASMVLEKAKCLTECGHDVVILLDSITRLARAYNTVQPASGKILSGGVDANALQKPKRFFGAARKIENGGSLTILATALVETGSKMDEVIFEEFKGTGNMELQLDRKISNRRIFPAIDIQSSGTRRDDLLHHKDVLQRTWILRKHLADMNPVEAMEFIKTRMEGTKSNEEFLVSMNG, from the coding sequence ATGGCAGACAAGAACGCGCTGGAGAGCTTGAAGCTCGCCGAGCTCCGGGAGATCGCCAAGCAGCTCAACATCAAGAAGGCCGATACGCTGAAGAAGCAGGACCTCATCGCCCGCATCGTGGAGGCCCAGGGCGGAGCGCCCATCGCTTCAGCCCGTCAGGACACCGATGCCATCGCCCTGGAGGCCGTGGCCGACGAGGACCCCGTCCCCACCCCCGATCCGGAGCCCGTACCTGCAGAGGACGGGGACGATGATGATGAGGAGGGCGACGAAGAGGATGACGATGATGAGGAGGAGGATCAGGACGGAACGGCGGGCGACAAGTCCAGTTCCGAAGCCAAGCCGGAAGCCTCTCCATCACCCGGGCCGGAGGTCGTGCGGAGCGAGAACCGCGAGCCGCGTCGGGACGACCGGCGCGAACGCTTCGAGCGGCGAGAGCGCCGTGAGCGCGGCGACCAGGTGACACCGCCCCGCGAAGGTGGTGAGCGCGATGACCGGCGTGAGCGCTTCCGCGACGAGCGGCGCGACGGTGGACAGGCCAACGGCGACCGCCGCGATGACCGCCGCGACCGCGGTGATCAACCGCGGCATGACCAGGGACGCCCCGACGGCCCTCGCGAACAGGGTCAGGGACAGCGACCACAGGAGCAACGTCACGACCGTCCCCGGCAGGAGCCGCGTGAGCAGATCACCTTCGATGCCTTCGTGGAGTGCGAAGGGGTGCTGGAGATCATGCCCGAGGGCTATGGCTTCCTGCGCAGCAGCGATTACAACTACCTGGCCTCTCCGGACGATGTGTACGTGAGCCAGCAGCAGATCAAGCAGGCCGGCCTCAAGCTGGGCGATTCCGTGAGCGGGTTCGTGCGCCCGCCGCGCGAAGGGGACAAGTTCTTCCCCTTGGTGAAGATCGATCGCATCAATGGCCGCGACCCCGAGTGGGTGCGCGACCGGGTGCCCTTCAAGTTCCTCACACCGCTCTTCCCCGATGAGAAGTTCAACCTCACGGGCAAGAACCCGAACCTCAGCATGCGCGTGCTGGACCTCTTCGCCCCCATCGGCAAGGGTCAGCGCGGCCTCATCGTGGCGCAACCCAAGACCGGCAAGACCATCCTTCTGAAGGACGTGGCCAACGCCATCGCCGCCAACCACCCGGAGGTGTATCTCATCGTGCTGCTCGTCGATGAACGTCCGGAGGAAGTGACGGACATGGCCCGCAGCGTGAACGCCGAGGTGATCGCCAGCACCTTCGATGAACCGGCCAGCCGGCATGTGCAGGTGGCCAGCATGGTGCTGGAGAAGGCCAAGTGCCTCACCGAATGCGGGCACGACGTGGTGATCCTGCTCGATTCCATCACGCGCCTCGCCCGCGCCTACAACACCGTACAGCCTGCCAGCGGCAAGATCCTGTCCGGCGGAGTGGACGCCAACGCCCTGCAGAAGCCCAAGCGCTTCTTCGGCGCGGCACGCAAGATCGAGAACGGCGGCAGCCTCACCATCCTCGCCACGGCGCTGGTGGAGACCGGCAGCAAGATGGACGAGGTGATCTTCGAGGAGTTCAAGGGCACGGGCAACATGGAACTCCAGCTCGATAGGAAGATCAGCAACCGCCGGATCTTCCCGGCCATCGATATCCAGAGCAGCGGCACCCGCCGGGACGACCTGCTGCACCACAAGGACGTGCTGCAACGCACCTGGATCCTGCGCAAGCACCTCGCCGACATGAACCCCGTGGAAGCCATGGAGTTCATCAAGACCCGCATGGAGGGCACCAAGAGCAACGAGGAGTTCCTGGTATCGATGAACGGCTAA
- a CDS encoding DUF4293 domain-containing protein, giving the protein MIQRKQTLFLALAAVVAALANLFPFATYTVGDLHVVFRSTGLFMGDGTALEEASPKVPFAAVLGLLAVLPLVAIIFYKDRGRQLRLVRFTYLLALGALAFGVITDRSIQVYMAGRGAVAVSYGAAFAAPLLVLVLAFLAERGVKADEALIKSMDRLR; this is encoded by the coding sequence ATGATCCAGCGCAAGCAGACCCTGTTCCTGGCCCTCGCCGCCGTGGTGGCGGCCCTGGCCAACCTGTTCCCCTTCGCCACCTACACCGTGGGCGACCTGCACGTGGTGTTCCGTTCCACAGGCCTGTTCATGGGCGATGGCACCGCCCTGGAGGAGGCCAGCCCGAAAGTGCCGTTCGCCGCCGTGCTCGGCCTGCTGGCCGTGCTGCCGCTGGTCGCCATCATTTTCTACAAGGACCGGGGGCGCCAGCTCCGGTTGGTGCGCTTCACCTACCTCCTCGCGTTGGGAGCCCTGGCCTTCGGTGTCATCACCGACCGCTCGATCCAGGTGTACATGGCCGGGCGGGGTGCGGTGGCCGTGTCCTACGGAGCCGCGTTCGCCGCCCCCCTCCTGGTGCTGGTGCTGGCCTTCCTGGCCGAGCGGGGCGTCAAGGCCGATGAGGCGCTGATCAAGAGCATGGACCGGCTCCGGTGA
- a CDS encoding metallophosphoesterase family protein, which translates to MSATLAPGRRIGLLSDTHGWLDPRLRNHLASCDEIWHAGDIGGLHITDEIRSWYPDKPLRAIVGNIDDAASRRAFPTDLRFELDGVRVWITHIGGRPPRYERGIVNALRSDPPTLFVCGHSHICLVRFDEALNMLYMNPGACGRHGWHQVRTILRFTISAGQLKDLEVVELGKRGGVASTE; encoded by the coding sequence ATGTCCGCGACCCTGGCACCGGGCCGGCGCATCGGGCTGCTGTCCGACACGCATGGCTGGCTCGACCCACGCCTGCGCAACCACCTCGCCTCCTGCGACGAGATCTGGCACGCCGGCGACATCGGCGGGCTGCACATCACCGACGAGATCCGGTCCTGGTACCCGGACAAGCCGCTGCGGGCCATCGTGGGCAACATCGACGATGCCGCTTCGCGACGGGCCTTCCCCACCGACCTGCGCTTCGAGCTGGACGGGGTCCGCGTATGGATCACGCACATCGGCGGTCGCCCTCCGCGCTACGAGCGCGGGATCGTCAACGCGCTACGCAGCGACCCGCCCACCCTGTTCGTCTGCGGGCATTCCCACATCTGCCTGGTGAGGTTCGATGAGGCGTTGAACATGCTGTACATGAACCCCGGCGCCTGCGGTCGGCACGGGTGGCACCAGGTGCGCACGATACTGCGGTTCACCATATCCGCCGGTCAGCTCAAGGACCTGGAGGTGGTCGAGCTGGGGAAACGGGGAGGAGTGGCGAGTACTGAGTGA
- the truA gene encoding tRNA pseudouridine(38-40) synthase TruA, whose protein sequence is MEIMPRYFLEIAFLGTAYRGWQLQPDRPSVQAEVERAMRFALHRERVSVVGCGRTDTGVHASQFFLHFDQGGEAPLDVRFVYSLNSLLPDDIGVKRLIAVPDDAHARFSAIERGYRYRIHRRKDPFLEGRSHQLRPALDAEAMNEACAVLLGKQDFSSFCKAGSDARTMLCDVRLARWTEHANGYDFEIRADRYLRNMVRAIVGTCLLIGRGHRPPGHMAEVLAAQDRGAAGKSAPARGLYLERVVYPFIPVPG, encoded by the coding sequence ATGGAGATCATGCCGCGCTACTTCCTGGAGATCGCCTTCCTGGGCACGGCCTATCGGGGCTGGCAGCTACAGCCGGACCGGCCCAGCGTGCAGGCCGAGGTGGAGCGGGCCATGCGGTTCGCGCTGCACCGGGAGCGCGTGAGCGTGGTGGGATGCGGCCGGACGGATACCGGAGTGCACGCTTCCCAGTTCTTCCTGCACTTCGACCAGGGCGGCGAGGCCCCGCTGGACGTCCGCTTCGTGTACAGCCTCAACAGCCTGTTGCCCGACGATATCGGCGTGAAGCGCCTCATCGCCGTCCCCGATGATGCACATGCGCGGTTCAGTGCCATCGAACGCGGGTACAGGTACCGGATCCATCGCCGGAAGGACCCCTTTCTCGAAGGACGCAGCCATCAGCTGAGGCCGGCATTGGACGCCGAGGCCATGAACGAGGCGTGCGCCGTGCTCCTCGGTAAGCAGGACTTCAGCAGCTTCTGCAAGGCCGGCAGCGATGCGCGCACCATGCTGTGCGACGTTCGGCTCGCCCGGTGGACGGAGCACGCGAACGGATACGACTTCGAGATCAGGGCGGACCGTTATCTGCGCAACATGGTGCGCGCCATCGTGGGCACCTGCCTGCTGATCGGTCGGGGCCACCGCCCTCCAGGGCACATGGCGGAGGTGCTGGCAGCGCAGGACCGTGGAGCGGCGGGCAAGTCGGCCCCTGCGCGCGGGCTCTATCTGGAGCGTGTGGTGTATCCCTTCATCCCCGTGCCCGGATGA
- a CDS encoding ABC transporter ATP-binding protein — MSGQARAFDRRLFVRVMAFVRPHRTLFRATFGLTVLLSAIGVVRPLLMGDMIDGYALTGDGAGLLRMTLIVLGLLVLETLLSFHQAFWTSWLGQAVSFQLRTRLFDHVLGFKLRFFDRTPIGTMVTRVISDIETIEDIFSQGLLSILGDLLKLVVVVVVMFAVNWKLALLSMAPVPLLLWGTNIFKNSIQRSFEDVRTYVARLNAFVQEHIQGMAIVQVFGREAQEMRKFQAINREHRAAHIRSVLAYSIFFPVVEILSALSLAFLVWWGVKDALAGTASFGDIVAYILFINMLYRPIRQLADRFNVLQMGMVGSERVFKLMDTASTITDEGTRGSAAVRGHIQVTDLWFAYGEVKEGEAPEWVLQGIDLDIPAGTTVALVGATGSGKSSMINVLSRAYEHQRGHVLLDGVPVEAYRLGELRRCISVVLQDVFLFSGTVHDNITLHDPSITRAQVEAAAREVGADAFIQRLPRGYDTDVRERGGILSTGQRQLLAFIRAMVHRPAVLVLDEATSSVDSASEQLIQEATERITKGRTSIVIAHRLSTVQNADRIVVLDKGRIIEQGGHQELLALNGAYRRLYDLQFR; from the coding sequence ATGAGCGGCCAGGCCAGGGCCTTCGACCGGCGTCTGTTCGTGCGCGTGATGGCGTTCGTGCGGCCGCACAGGACGTTGTTCCGGGCCACCTTCGGGCTCACGGTGCTGCTCAGCGCCATCGGTGTGGTGAGGCCACTGCTGATGGGCGACATGATCGACGGCTACGCGCTCACCGGCGACGGCGCCGGGCTGCTGCGCATGACCCTCATCGTCCTGGGGCTGCTCGTGCTGGAGACCCTGTTGAGCTTCCACCAGGCCTTCTGGACCAGCTGGCTGGGCCAGGCCGTGAGCTTCCAACTGCGCACCCGCCTCTTCGATCATGTGCTCGGCTTCAAGCTCCGCTTCTTCGACCGCACCCCGATCGGCACCATGGTCACCCGGGTCATCAGCGACATCGAGACCATCGAGGACATCTTCTCGCAGGGGCTGCTCTCCATCCTGGGCGACCTGCTGAAGCTCGTGGTGGTGGTGGTGGTGATGTTCGCGGTCAACTGGAAGCTGGCCCTGCTGAGCATGGCGCCGGTGCCCCTGCTGCTCTGGGGGACGAACATCTTCAAGAACAGCATCCAGCGCAGCTTCGAGGACGTGCGGACCTATGTGGCCCGGTTGAACGCCTTCGTGCAGGAGCACATCCAGGGCATGGCGATCGTGCAGGTCTTCGGGCGCGAAGCGCAGGAGATGCGCAAGTTCCAGGCGATCAACCGCGAGCATCGCGCGGCGCACATCCGTTCGGTGCTGGCCTATTCCATCTTCTTCCCCGTCGTGGAGATCCTCTCGGCCCTGTCGCTGGCCTTCCTGGTGTGGTGGGGCGTGAAGGACGCCCTGGCCGGAACGGCCTCCTTCGGTGACATCGTCGCCTACATCCTCTTCATCAACATGCTCTACCGGCCGATCCGCCAGCTGGCCGACCGCTTCAACGTGCTGCAGATGGGCATGGTGGGCAGCGAACGCGTCTTCAAGCTTATGGACACGGCATCCACGATCACGGACGAGGGAACGCGCGGTTCCGCGGCCGTGCGGGGGCACATCCAGGTGACGGACCTCTGGTTCGCGTATGGTGAGGTGAAGGAAGGTGAAGCGCCTGAGTGGGTGCTGCAAGGCATCGACCTGGACATCCCGGCGGGGACCACCGTGGCGCTGGTGGGGGCCACCGGATCGGGCAAGAGCTCGATGATCAACGTGCTCAGTCGGGCCTATGAGCACCAGCGGGGCCATGTGCTGCTGGACGGGGTTCCCGTGGAGGCGTATCGGCTCGGTGAGCTCCGGCGGTGCATCTCGGTGGTGCTGCAGGACGTGTTCCTTTTCAGCGGAACGGTGCACGATAACATCACCTTGCACGACCCCTCGATCACACGGGCGCAGGTGGAGGCCGCGGCCCGGGAGGTGGGGGCCGACGCCTTCATCCAGCGCCTGCCCCGGGGCTACGACACCGACGTGCGCGAACGCGGTGGCATTCTCTCCACCGGTCAACGGCAGCTCCTGGCCTTCATCAGGGCCATGGTGCATCGCCCCGCCGTTCTGGTGCTCGACGAGGCCACCAGTTCGGTGGACAGCGCCAGCGAGCAGCTGATCCAGGAAGCCACCGAGCGCATCACCAAAGGCCGTACGAGCATCGTGATCGCCCACCGGCTGAGCACCGTGCAGAACGCCGACCGCATCGTGGTGCTGGACAAGGGGCGCATCATCGAGCAGGGAGGGCATCAGGAACTGCTCGCTCTCAACGGAGCTTATCGTCGTTTGTACGATCTTCAGTTCCGGTAA